In Rhodospirillales bacterium, a genomic segment contains:
- a CDS encoding FkbM family methyltransferase, with the protein MHVDAYIARAFAEVQGHCGFKPDVKRAINRVLQRPTERDFNALRYYLSADDAAYVDIGANRGNTVRAARLFQPNMPIVAFEPNPILVPALQKMFAGDRAIVVEPYGLSDQPGTFELFVPHYKTAPFDGLASLHYAEVESSLNCENLWGFDPRHFEVRTLHCNVRRLDDFRLRTGFLKIDVQGSEAKVIAGGYETIERDKPIVLMENNRPEVDAKLLFDLGYERYAFVSNRLVRGRLGDLNSFYIHPRRRTAFAAQIYAD; encoded by the coding sequence GTGCACGTTGATGCGTATATCGCAAGAGCTTTTGCAGAGGTTCAGGGCCATTGCGGGTTCAAGCCGGACGTGAAGCGTGCGATCAACCGGGTGCTCCAGCGGCCCACTGAACGTGACTTCAATGCACTTCGTTACTATTTGAGCGCCGACGATGCCGCCTATGTCGATATTGGCGCCAATCGCGGTAACACTGTCCGGGCGGCGCGCCTGTTCCAGCCGAACATGCCGATTGTGGCATTCGAGCCAAATCCCATTCTGGTTCCAGCGCTTCAGAAGATGTTCGCCGGAGATCGCGCTATTGTCGTAGAGCCCTATGGTCTTTCCGACCAACCGGGTACTTTCGAATTATTTGTTCCGCACTATAAGACTGCACCGTTTGATGGTCTCGCCTCCTTACACTACGCCGAAGTAGAGTCGTCGCTGAACTGCGAGAACCTGTGGGGCTTTGACCCGAGGCACTTCGAAGTGCGCACCCTCCATTGCAACGTCAGAAGGTTGGACGACTTCCGGCTGCGAACGGGATTCCTCAAGATCGATGTTCAAGGTTCGGAAGCCAAGGTCATCGCCGGTGGCTACGAGACAATAGAACGAGATAAGCCGATCGTGTTGATGGAGAACAACCGCCCAGAGGTGGATGCAAAGTTGCTGTTTGACCTGGGCTATGAGCGGTATGCCTTCGTCAGTAACCGGCTTGTTCGTGGGCGGCTCGGCGATCTGAATTCATTCTACATCCACCCTCGCCGCCGCACAGCATTCGCAGCACAGATCTACGCGGACTGA
- a CDS encoding helix-turn-helix transcriptional regulator, whose translation MNTRTKPQIIYHDGEPAFAVIPWEEYRRLAPEAPVDEGDMSDEELFDRAKAADEEEFPAAVVDRLLAGVHPLKVFRKHRGLTQQQLAARAGVGTLYISQIETRHRTGSVETLRRLAGALGLDIDDLVEDRPAEPDDDSR comes from the coding sequence ATGAACACCCGGACCAAGCCGCAGATCATCTACCATGACGGCGAGCCCGCCTTCGCCGTGATCCCGTGGGAGGAATACCGCCGCCTGGCGCCCGAAGCGCCCGTCGACGAGGGCGATATGAGCGACGAGGAGCTCTTCGATCGCGCCAAGGCCGCCGACGAAGAGGAGTTTCCGGCCGCGGTGGTCGACCGGCTTCTCGCCGGCGTCCATCCGCTGAAGGTGTTCCGCAAGCACCGCGGGTTGACCCAGCAGCAGCTCGCCGCCCGCGCCGGCGTCGGCACGCTCTACATATCGCAGATCGAGACCCGCCACCGCACCGGCTCCGTCGAGACGCTGCGCCGCCTGGCCGGCGCCCTCGGCCTCGATATCGACGACCTGGTCGAGGATCGGCCCGCCGAACCGGACGACGATAGCCGATAG
- a CDS encoding type II toxin-antitoxin system RelE/ParE family toxin has product MDITYRKPAAKILRRMQPKRAQMIRDDLALFAADPKRTDVDVVDLTNRPGFRLRSGDWRVIFELTEDRLVVLRISPRGQVYKD; this is encoded by the coding sequence ATGGACATCACCTACCGCAAGCCGGCCGCCAAGATCCTGCGCAGGATGCAGCCGAAGCGGGCGCAGATGATCCGTGACGACCTGGCCCTGTTCGCCGCCGATCCGAAGCGGACCGACGTGGATGTTGTCGATCTGACCAACCGCCCCGGCTTCCGGCTGCGCAGCGGCGACTGGCGGGTCATCTTCGAGCTGACCGAAGATCGCCTGGTCGTGTTGCGGATTTCGCCCCGCGGCCAAGTGTACAAGGACTGA